From the genome of Vibrio porteresiae DSM 19223, one region includes:
- the rluB gene encoding 23S rRNA pseudouridine(2605) synthase RluB, translated as MSEKLQKVLARAGHGSRRELEALIRAGRVSVNGKVAVLGERLEDDNAIVRIDGHAVSVKAQEEVICRVLAYYKPEGELCTRHDPEGRRTVFDRLPKIRGSRWISVGRLDANTSGLLLFTTDGELANRLMHPSRQVEREYLVRVFGDVTEDKVRNLVKGVELEDGIARFEDIVYAGGEGMNHTFYVVINEGRNREVRRLWESQETTVSRLKRVRYGDIFLDKKLPRGGWMELSLKDVNYLRELVELRPEKTTMLGDEKENTSRQRERSRSQKIRRAVRRHEERINAPKPRGGKPTGGKSGGSRATAGTTTTTRNNNNGAAKAKPNKTGGRAAGRTR; from the coding sequence ATGAGCGAAAAGTTACAAAAGGTTTTAGCACGTGCTGGTCATGGTTCTCGTCGTGAGTTAGAAGCTCTGATTCGAGCTGGCCGTGTGAGTGTTAATGGCAAGGTAGCTGTATTAGGTGAACGCCTAGAAGATGATAACGCCATTGTGCGTATTGATGGACATGCTGTGTCTGTAAAAGCACAAGAAGAGGTAATTTGCCGCGTTTTGGCCTATTACAAGCCAGAAGGTGAGTTATGTACTCGCCACGACCCAGAAGGTCGTCGTACGGTATTTGACCGTCTACCAAAAATCCGTGGCTCACGCTGGATTTCCGTAGGCCGTTTGGATGCAAACACTTCGGGTCTGTTGCTATTTACAACAGACGGCGAATTAGCAAACCGCTTGATGCACCCAAGCCGTCAGGTTGAGCGTGAATATTTAGTACGTGTGTTTGGTGATGTGACTGAAGACAAAGTTCGCAACCTTGTAAAAGGTGTTGAACTAGAAGATGGTATCGCACGTTTTGAGGACATCGTATACGCGGGTGGTGAAGGCATGAACCACACGTTCTACGTTGTGATCAACGAAGGTCGTAACCGTGAAGTTCGTCGTCTGTGGGAATCTCAGGAAACCACAGTTAGCCGTCTGAAACGTGTTCGTTACGGCGACATCTTCCTTGATAAAAAACTGCCTCGTGGCGGTTGGATGGAATTAAGCCTTAAAGACGTGAACTACTTGCGTGAATTGGTTGAATTAAGACCAGAAAAAACCACGATGCTGGGTGACGAAAAAGAGAACACTTCTCGTCAACGTGAACGTTCACGTAGCCAAAAAATCCGTCGTGCAGTTCGTCGTCACGAAGAGCGCATTAACGCTCCAAAACCTCGTGGTGGTAAACCAACAGGTGGTAAATCCGGTGGCAGCCGCGCAACTGCGGGCACAACAACGACAACACGCAATAACAATAACGGCGCTGCAAAAGCGAAGCCAAACAAAACTGGCGGACGCGCTGCAGGTCGCACGCGTTAA